Proteins encoded within one genomic window of Oryza brachyantha chromosome 7, ObraRS2, whole genome shotgun sequence:
- the LOC102708636 gene encoding SPX domain-containing protein 6-like: MKFGKLLKRQIEQSLPEWRDKFVSYKELKRIVSSISGCPPSPAEEAMFVAALDADIDKIDSFFLEQEEEFVIRHRELQEAIKAAAERNAAAAEVAGIRREIVDFHGEMVLLLNYSSINYIGVAKIVKKHDKRTGGGLAPAVTKAVRERRHFFNKTETVSRMVRECEAAVGAALFPSSSSAAEAEGQAAARRDLEALAAAEQGIFRNTVAALLTMQDVRSGSSTHGRHSLPPLTLPDSDWLRSFQPPSPIPIQ; encoded by the exons ATGAAGTTTGGCAAGCTGCTCAAGCGGCAGATCGAGCAGAGCCTCCCGGAGTGGAGGGACAAGTTCGTGAGCTACAAGGAGCTGAAGCGCATCGTCAGCTCCATCTCCGgctgcccgccgtcgccggcggaggaggccatgttcgtcgccgccctcgaCGCCGACATCGACAAGATCGACTCCTTCTTCctcgagcaggaggaggagttcgtcATCCGCCACAGG GAGTTGCAGGAGGCGatcaaggcggcggcggagaggaacgcggcggcggcggaggtggccggGATCCGGCGGGAGATCGTGGACTTCCACGGGGAGATGGTGCTGCTGCTCAACTACAGCAGCATCAACTACATCGGGGTGGCCAAGATCGTGAAGAAGCACGACAAGCGCACGGGCGGCGggctggcgccggcggtgacgaAGGCGGTGCGGGAGCGGCGGCACTTCTTCAACAAGACGGAGACGGTGTCGCGGATGGTGCGGGAGTGCGAGGCGGCGGTCGGGGCGGCGCTGttcccgtcgtcgtcgtcggcggcggaggccgaggGGCAGGCGGCCGCGCGCCGGGACCTcgaggcgctcgccgccgccgagcaggGCATCTTCCGCAACACCGTGGCGGCGCTGCTCACCATGCAGGACGTCCGCAGCGGGAGCTCCACCCACGGCCGCcactcgctgccgccgctcaccCTGCCGGACTCCGACTGGCTCCGCTCCTTCCAGCCGCCGTCCCCCATCCCCATCCAATGA
- the LOC102710512 gene encoding pentatricopeptide repeat-containing protein At1g62720-like, translating into MHRAVPGFLRRALATRNRTHVLRFTSLACCLNTLDHQEPTHSTISSDYRSQCLLPLITLVVRTSNWEIARNISFRECERLYGLPQSIGLFALLIQSFLPRRIIEVRSLIQSIVDYCGNAGPELFELAPMLVNNLGGSITLLQVYAAFMRVFIELSMFEDALVTYIEAKKIGVELQLCNFLLKSLVKGNQVMYARSLFDDMKSTGPSPNVYSYSILMSMYTHGDKLCLEEAFDLLCEMKIIGMEPTVATYGTYLYGLCRARQVKSAWDFLQVLRQRGYPCNSYCFNAVIHGFCNKNQVHEAMKVFDEMKKCGFVPDVHSYSILVDGLCKQGDLMSGCVLLAEMARTGVSPTPTCYSSLLHGFCKAGKVEEALELFECLKSQGFKHDQINYSIVLHGCCRNLDLMVAYGIWIDMVNHNFVPDVYNYTSLIYAFCRHRYLTEALELFELMLDNRINPNIVTCTILVDSFMKEGLISEAFLFLDEVRRFDIVPNLYTYKVIINGLFKGNESDDVWGFFGNMIKRGYIPDVVLYSIIIDGFVKALNLQEAFRLYHKMLDEGTMPNIFTYTSLINGLCHDDRLPEMIPLLKNMVLEGLTPDRILYTSLIACYCKCSNMKKAMEIFRDMENGGILPDSFVYTCLIGGYTKVRAMDVAGLLMREMETKGLAPTIVTYTNLIIGYLKIEDEKSAYRTYHNMIQKGITPDAKLSCILGLDNDVDDSVKFQKEKDVP; encoded by the coding sequence ATGCACAGGGCAGTGCCAGGGTTCCTGCGTCGAGCCCTTGCAACCAGAAACCGCACGCATGTGCTGCGCTTTACTTCTCTGGCTTGTTGCTTGAACACCCTGGATCATCAAGAGCCTACTCATAGCACCATTTCCAGTGATTATAGAAGTCAGTGCCTTCTGCCCTTGATCACGCTAGTAGTGCGGACTTCAAACTGGGAAATTGCCAGAAACATAAGCTTCAGGGAGTGTGAGAGGTTATATGGGCTTCCCCAGTCAATTGGGTTGTTTGCTCTGCTTATACAGTCATTCTTGCCGCGTAGGATAATAGAGGTTCGGAGCTTGATTCAGAGCATCGTTGATTACTGTGGAAACGCTGGTCCAGAGTTGTTTGAGTTGGCACCTATGTTGGTGAACAATTTGGGTGGATCAATAACATTGCTTCAAGTTTATGCTGCATTCATGCGGGTTTTTATAGAGTTGTCAATGTTTGAGGATGCTCTTGTCACCTACATTGAGGCCAAGAAGATTGGAGTTGAGCTGCAGCTTTGCAACTTCTTGTTGAAGTCCTTAGTCAAGGGGAATCAGGTCATGTATGCGAGGAGTTTGTTTGATGATATGAAGAGCACAGGTCCCTCACCAAATGTCTActcttattcaattttgatGAGTATGTATACACATGGTGATAAACTATGCTTGGAGGAAGCTTTTGATCTTCTTTGTGAAATGAAAATCATAGGTATGGAGCCAACTGTGGCAACCTATGGAACCTACCTGTATGGACTTTGCCGTGCCAGACAGGTCAAATCTGCATGGGATTTTCTTCAAGTGCTTAGACAGAGAGGCTACCCTTGCAACAGCTATTGTTTTAATGCAGTGATTCATGGTTTCTGTAACAAGAATCAGGTTCACGAAGCCATGAAGGTATTTGATGAGATGAAGAAATGTGGGTTTGTCCCAGATGTCCATAGCTACAGCATATTAGTTGATGGGTTATGCAAACAAGGTGATCTAATGTCAGGCTGTGTATTGCTTGCTGAAATGGCAAGAACTGGAGTCAGTCCTACTCCGACTTGTTACAGTTCACTTTTGCATGGTTTTTGCAAAGCTGGAAAGGTTGAGGAGGCCCTTGAGCTTTTTGAATGTCTCAAAAGTCAAGGTTTCAAGCATGACCAAATTAATTACAGCATTGTTCTTCATGGTTGTTGCCGAAATTTGGATCTAATGGTTGCCTACGGTATTTGGATTGACATGgttaatcataattttgttCCAGATGTTTACAATTACACTAGtcttatatatgcattttgtAGACATAGATACCTTACAGAGGCATTGGAGTTGTTTGAACTCATGCTTGACAACAGGATAAATCCTAACATTGTTACATGCACTATTCTAGTTGACAGCTTCATGAAAGAAGGGCTGATTAGTGAAGCCTTTCTGTTCCTAGATGAAGTACGCCGGTTTGACATTGTACCCAACCTTTACACATACAAAGTTATCATCAATGGCCTCTTCAAGGGTAACGAATCTGATGATGTGTGGGGATTCTTTGGGAACATGATAAAAAGGGGATATATTCCTGACGTTGTCCTTTACAGTATTATTATTGATGGCTTTGTGAAAGCTTTGAATTTGCAGGAGGCTTTCAGGTTGTATCATAAAATGTTGGACGAGGGGACAATGCCAAATATCTTCACATATACTAGCCTCATAAATGGGCTGTGCCATGATGATAGACTCCCTGAAATGATACCACTGTTGAAGAATATGGTTTTGGAGGGGCTGACACCTGACAGAATTTTGTATACATCTCTCATTGCATGCTATTGTAAGTGTTCAAACATGAAGAAAGCTATGGAAATTTTCAGAGATATGGAAAATGGGGGTATATTACCAgattcttttgtttatacatgtttaattGGTGGCTACACTAAAGTTCGTGCTATGGATGTTGCCGGCTTGTTGATGAGAGAAATGGAAACTAAAGGACTTGCACCTACCATAGTAACTTATACAAATCTCATAATTGGGTacttaaaaatagaagatgagAAAAGCGCTTACAGGACATATCACAATATGATTCAGAAAGGTATTACACCAGATGCCAAGCTGAGCTGCATATTGGGCCTTGACAATGATGTAGATGATTCTGTTAAATTTCAAAAAGAGAAGGATGTACCATAG
- the LOC102710999 gene encoding protein TIFY 10b-like, which yields MAASARPGGGERATSFAMACSLLSRYVRQNGAAAAELGLGIRGEAEPQRAPATMSLLPGAEADEVAEKKKETMELFPQSTGFGQQDAAAAREQEQEPEQEKRQLTIFYGGKVLVFNDFPADKAKGLMQLASKGSPVAQNVTAPAPTTVTDNTKVHAPLSSLPAAQVEAQKPARANASDLPIARKASLHRFLEKRKDRLNAKTPYQASPSDATPVKKEPESQPWLGLGPNAAKAIERSQ from the exons ATGGCGGCTTCCGCGAggcccggcggcggggagaggGCGACGAGCTTCGCCATGGCGTGCAGCCTCCTCAGCCGCTACGTGCGCCAgaacggcgccgccgccgccgagctcggcCTCGGCATCAGAG GTGAGGCCGAGCCGCAgagggcgccggcgacgatgagcTTGCTGCCCGGAGCGGAGGCCGACGAGGtggcggagaagaagaaggagaccATGGAGCTGTTCCCGCAGAGCACCGGCTTCGGCCAgcaggacgccgccgccgctag ggagcaagagcaagagcCAGAGCAAGAGAAGCGTCAGCTGACCATCTTCTATGGTGGGAAGGTGCTCGTGTTCAACGACTTCCCGGCCGACAAGGCCAAGGGCTTGATGCAGCTGGCTAGCAAGGGCAGCCCGGTGGCTCAGAACGTCACTGCACCTGCACCCACCACTGTTACAGACAACACCAAGGTCCATGCCCCATTGAGCAGCTTGCCTGCTGCTCAGGTGGAAGCTCAGAAGCCTGCTCGTGCGAATGCCTCTG ATCTGCCTATTGCTAGGAAGGCGTCGCTTCACCGGTTCCTTGAGAAGAGAAAGGATCG TCTTAACGCAAAGACGCCATACCAGGCTTCTCCTTCAGATGCTACCCCAGTCAAGAAGGAGCCTGAGAGCCAGCCATGGCTCGGACTAGGGCCGAACGCCGCGAAGGCCATAGAACGCAGCCAATGA